Proteins from one Fragaria vesca subsp. vesca linkage group LG6, FraVesHawaii_1.0, whole genome shotgun sequence genomic window:
- the LOC101291853 gene encoding uncharacterized protein LOC101291853 translates to MAPKSGRGKNNKAKSDKKKKEEKVPSVLDITIITPYDTQVILKGISTDKILDVKRLLAVNVETCHLTNYSLSHEVKGKRLNERVEVVSLKPCLLKMVEEDYTEEAEAVAHVRRLLDLVACTTRFAKPKRSASAPDSKSKKTAAATTKPLTKSSAPPSPSDGATPAQSEPSVSAISESLGMVAIHPTPKLSDFYDFFSFSHLTPPILHLRRCDVDDTRDGDYFQMQIKICNGKQIQVVASLKGFYTVGKQFLQSHSLVDLLQQLSRAFANAYESLMKAFVDHNKFGDLPYGFRANTWLVPPSVAESPSIFPSLPTEDENWGGNGGGQGRNGEYDHQQWATDFAILACMPCKTEEERVVRDRKAFLLHTRFIDVAIFKAAAAIRGIIDSTVNAEETTNCSPGSVLYDERVGDLSIVVKRDITDPLSNSEVKVSGDHLCSTKEVAQRCLLKGLTSDESVVVHDTPSLCVVNVRHCGYIATVKVVGKIKKGSYEAKDIDIEDQPDGGANSLNLNSLRVLLQKFNTESVDNSNSDGLKNSRSLVRRVIKESLTKLEDEPANSERSIRWELGSCWLQHLLKQETPVNNSDSPEDDNEVAAPVVKGLGKQFKFLKKREKKTSTEAGTNDEEDIDASALSLNGESDKLELNNGGSHEISSNEAELKTLISEEAYLRLKESGTNLHLKSADELMKMAYKYYDEVALPKLVTDFGSLELSPVDGRTLTDFMHLRGLKMQSLGRVVELSEKLPHIQSLCIHEMITRAFKHVVEAVVASVGKITDLSAAIAATLNFLLGGSGMDDDVLKLQWLRIFLARKFGWSLKDEFQHLRKLSILRGLCRKVGLELAPRDYDMECHNPFSKYDIISMVPVCKHVACSSADGRNLLESSKIALDKGKLDDAVHYGTKALAKMIAVCGHYHRVTASAYSLLAVVLYHTGDFNQATIYQQKALAINERELGLDHPDTMKSYGDLSVFYYRLQYIELALKYVNRALFLLHFTCGLSHPNTAATYINVAMMEEGMGNVHVALRYLHEALKCNQRLLGADHIQTAASYHAIAIALSLMEAYSLSVQHEQTTLKILQDKLGPEDLRTQDAAAWLEYFESKSLEQQEAARNGSPKPDALIASKGHLSVSDLLDYISPDQDSKVNDAHRKQRRAKVHQSSDTIYQEHQDAVGEDDLPSDGLENTMVLIDDNTEVVEERWVHQELEEKEHVSRNGLSVTGVTAEETTSDEGWQEANSKGRSGNTTSGRKFSRRRPDSESSHFRESKYSREVKSSSQTAAAKSFLNDSSSSKQSKVRTVSTGEDSVRLQSKNTVSKVSTTPATLTNLTSKSVSYKQVALAPPGTVLKSLLDKVDNLNVEKSEKKVCNPPPETLKTEESIGVVEFTPKDETEGTHASSTPSEDTGPETVEERSAEKNGSKLSAAAEPFNPRPHTMAHPLNPVAVTSVYDVRASQAMLSAPVLPPVAARVPCGPRSPLYYKTNYSFRMRQGVQKFQSPLSERSGSGPPRIMNPHAPEFVPGRSLPADYMDEYAEYATDSNSSFEMNRAEEMDEKSNGKAERKSISESEKSELARQILLSFIVKSVQHNKDSESESKPENHSDAVENDSAIIKIHYGNEGKTNLVSQSSDCDQSKTMDVDTNEVVDSEGFTVVTKRRRSRQQFRSELYNQQSISASVH, encoded by the exons GGTATCTCCACTGACAAGATACTCGATGTTAAAAGACTACTGGCTGTGAATGTAGAGACATGTCATCTTACAAACTATTCCTTGTCTCATGAA GTGAAAGGGAAGAGACTGAATGAAAGGGTGGAGGTGGTTAGTCTGAAACCCTGTCTTCTGAAAATGGTTGAAG AGGACTACACCGAAGAAGCCGAAGCAGTTGCGCACGTGCGGCGTCTGCTGGACCTGGTGGCCTGCACGACCCGATTCGCCAAGCCCAAACGCTCCGCTTCCGCCCCGGACTCCAAGTCCAAGAAGACCGCCGCCGCCACCACCAAGCCACTCACCAAAAGCTCCGCCCCACCCTCACCGTCCGATGGCGCAACACCCGCGCAATCCGAGCCGTCCGTCTCGGCGATCTCGGAGAGCCTCGGGATGGTCGCCATTCACCCGACCCCGAAGCTCTCCGACTTCTACGACTTCTTCTCTTTCTCTCACCTCACGCCTCCCATTCTCC ATTTACGGAGGTGTGACGTGGACGACACGCGCGACGGTGACTATTTTCAAATGCAG ATTAAGATTTGCAATGGGAAGCAAATACAAGTGGTTGCATCACTGAAAGGGTTCTACACAGTGGGAAAGCAGTTTTTACAAAGCCACTCATTGGTGGATCTTCTGCAACAGCTCAGTAGAGCTTTTGCTAAT GCATATGAATCCTTGATGAAAGCTTTTGTAGATCATAACAAG TTTGGTGACCTTCCATATGGTTTTCGAGCAAACACATGGCTTGTTCCTCCATCTGTTGCCGAGTCTCCATCAATTTTTCCATCCCTGCCAACTGAAGATGAAAATTGGGGTGGAAATGGTGGAGGTCAGGGAAGAAATGGTGAATATGATCATCAGCAATGGGCTACTGATTTTGCAATTTTGGCTTGCATGCCTTGCAAAACTGAGGAGGAGAGGGTTGTTCGAGACCGAAAAGCATTTTTGCTTCATACTAGATTCATTGATGTAGCAATCTTCAAAGCTGCTGCAGCAATACGTGGTATAATAGATTCTACTGTGAATGCAGAAGAGACAACCAATTGTTCTCCGGGTTCTGTTCTTTATGATGAACGTGTCGGAGACTTGTCAATTGTTGTAAAACGTGATATAACAGATCCATTGTCAAACTCTGAAGTAAAAGTTAGTGGTGATCATCTATGCAGTACCAAGGAAGTTGCTCAGAGGTGTTTACTCAAGGGTTTAACTTCGGATGAGAGTGTGGTTGTTCAT GATACTCCCTCCTTATGTGTGGTCAATGTGAGGCACTGTGGATACATTGCAACAGTTAAAGTTGTTGGTAAAATAAAGAAGGGAAGCTATGAGGCTAAAGATATTGACATTGAAGATCAACCAGATGGAGGAGCCAATTCTCTTAATCTCAATAG CCTCAGGGTTCTGCTTCAAAAGTTCAACACTGAATCAGTGGATAACTCTAATTCAGATGGTTTAAAAAATTCAAGGTCTCTGGTTCGAAGAGTAATAAAAGAGAGCTTGACAAAGTTAGAGGACGAGCCTGCCAATTCTGAGAGGTCTATTAGATGGGAACTTGGTTCTTGCTGGTTGCAACATTTACTTAAGCAGGAAACACCAGTAAACAATTCTGATAGTCCTGAGGATGATAATGAGGTGGCTGCACCAGTTGTTAAAGGTCTAGGGAAGCAATTTAAATTTTTGAAGAAGAGGGAAAAGAAAACAAGTACTGAAGCTGGAACAAATGATGAGGAAGATATAGATGCTAGTGCTCTCAGTCTAAATGGGGAATCAGATAAATTAGAGCTAAATAATGGGGGGAGCCACGAAATCAGCAGCAATGAGGCAGAATTGAAGACTTTAATTTCAGAAGAAGCCTATTTGCGTCTGAAAGAAAGTGGAACTAATCTTCATCTAAAG TCAGCGGATGAGCTAATGAAGATGGCATACAAATATTATGATGAAGTTGCCTTGCCAAAGCTG GTAACAGACTTTGGATCACTTGAACTTTCTCCAGTTGACGGCCGTACGCTGACAGATTTCATGCATTTAAGGGGGCTGAAAATGCAGTCTTTGGGTCGTGTG GTTGAACTTTCGGAGAAACTTCCTCATATACAGTCTCTTTGTATTCATGAGATGATTACTCGAGCTTTCAAGCATGTGGTTGAAGCAGTGGTGGCTTCTGTTGGCAAAATAACTGACTTGTCTGCGGCAATAGCTGCAACCCTGAATTTTCTACTTGGAGGCTCTGGGATGGATGATGATGTCCTTAAATTGCAATGGTTACGAATATTCCTGGCCCGAAAATTTGGTTGGTCATTGAAAGATGAATTTCAGCACTTGAGGAAGTTGTCAATTCTCCGAGGACTTTGCCGTAAG GTTGGGCTGGAGTTGGCCCCACGAGATTATGACATGGAATGTCATAACCCTTTCAGCAAATATGACATTATTAGCATGGTTCCAGTGTGTAAG CATGTAGCATGCTCTTCAGCTGATGGACGAAATCTGTTGGAGTCATCTAAAATTGCTCTTGATAAAGGAAAGTTAGATGATGCTGTACATTACGGAACAAAG GCACTAGCGAAGATGATAGCTGTCTGTGGTCACTATCATCGAGTTACTGCAAGTGCTTACAGCCTTTTAGCAGTAGTTCTTTACCACACGGGTGATTTTAATCAG GCAACCATTTATCAGCAGAAGGCTTTAGCTATTAATGAAAGGGAACTTGGGCTGGACCATCCTGATACCATGAAAAGCTATGGGGATCTTTCTGTTTTTTACTACCGTCTTCAATACATCGAATTGGCTTTGAA GTATGTAAATCGTGCATTGTTTCTTCTTCATTTTACATGTGGACTATCTCACCCTAACACAGCTGCGACATATATAAATGTGGCTATGATGGAGGAAGGCATGGGAAATGTCCATGTTGCTCTCAGATACCTACATGAAGCTCTCAAGTGCAACCAGAGACTATTAGGAGCAGATCACATACAG ACTGCTGCAAGCTATCATGCCATAGCCATAGCTCTTTCATTGATGGAAGCATATTCTCTAAGCGTGCAACATGAGCAAACAACACTCAAGATACTTCAAGACAAACTTGGACCTGAGGATCTTCGTACTCAG GATGCAGCAGCATGGCTTGAATATTTTGAGTCTAAGTCTCTAGAGCAGCAAGAAGCAGCACGAAATGGATCTCCAAAGCCTGATGCCTTGATTGCAAGCAAAGGTCACCTTAG TGTGTCAGATCTCCTGGATTACATAAGCCCTGATCAAGATTCAAAAGTAAATGATGCACATAGGAAGCAGCGACGTGCAAAG GTTCATCAATCGAGTGATACTATCTATCAGGAACATCAAGATGCGGTAGGTGAAGATGACTTGCCAAGTGATGGACTTGAAAACACTATGGTCTTGATAGATGATAATACTGAAGTAGTTGAGGAAAGATGGGTTCATCAGGAACTGGAGGAAAAAGAACATGTCTCTAGAAATGGTTTGTCAGTTACCGGTGTAACAGCCGAAGAAACAACTTCAGATGAAGGCTGGCAAGAAGCCAATTCAAAGGGGAGGTCTGGAAATACCACTTCTGGGCGGAAGTTCAGTCGAAGGAGGCCAGATAGTGAATCTTCACACTTCAGAGAAAGCAAATATTCGAGGGAAGTTAAATCCTCATCACAGACTGCAGCTGCGAAGAGCTTTCTAAATGATTCATCCTCATCAAAGCAATCAAAGGTTCGTACTGTGAGTACTGGAGAGGACTCAGTTAGACTTCAGTCCAAGAATACTGTTTCTAAAGTCTCCACTACTCCAGCGACTCTTACGAACTTGACTTCAAAATCTGTATCTTACAAACAAGTAGCTTTGGCACCTCCAGGTACTGTCCTAAAGTCATTGCTGGATAAAGTTGACAACCTAAATGTGGAAAAATCTGAAAAAAAGGTGTGTAACCCTCCACCTGAGACATTGAAAACTGAAGAAAGCATAGGGGTAGTTGAATTCACTCCAAAGGACGAGACCGAAGGAACACATGCAAGTTCAACCCCATCAGAAGATACAGGCCCTGAAACTGTGGAAGAAAGGTCTGCCGAAAAAAATGGAAGTAAGCTATCGGCTGCAGCAGAACCATTCAATCCAAGACCACACACCATGGCTCACCCTCTAAATCCAGTTGCTGTTACAAGTGTATATGATGTGAGAGCCAGTCAAGCAATGCTTTCTGCACCTGTGCTACCCCCAGTAGCTGCCAGAGTTCCTTGTGGTCCTCGGTCACCTTTGTATTATAAAACCAACTATTCTTTTCGCATGAGACAAGGTGTTCAAAAGTTTCAAAGTCCCCTTTCAGAAAGAAGTGGATCTGGACCTCCAAGAATCATGAATCCACATGCTCCAGAGTTTGTTCCCGGGAGAAGTTTGCCAGCAGATTACATGGATGAATATGCAGAATATGCAACTGATTCAAATTCTTCATTTGAAATGAATAGAGCTGAAGAGATGGATGAGAAATCAAATGGTAAAGCCGAGAGAAAGAGCATTTCTGAGTCTGAGAAGTCAGAGCTTGCAAGGCAGATATTGCTGAGCTTTATCGTAAAATCTGTCCAGCACAACAAGGATTCGGAAAGTGAAAGTAAGCCGGAAAATCATTCTGATGCTGTAGAGAATGACAGTGCAATTATAAAAATTCACTACGGAAATGAAGGAAAAACGAACTTGGTTTCTCAATCCAGTGACTGTGATCAATCAAAAACAATGGATGTGGATACAAATGAAGTTGTTGATAGTGAAGGATTTACAGTTGTGACAAAGAGGAGAAGAAGTCGGCAGCAGTTCAGAAGTGAGTTGTACAACCAGCAATCCATCTCAGCTTCTGTTCATTGA
- the LOC101291267 gene encoding uncharacterized protein LOC101291267: MNTHQPTYGSDPASPNTTYVQADPSSFRAVVQKLTGATEDPSAQKLPLTLPARYTNPKPAAEVGPRRPAFKLHERRQSTKKLELHLTTSTTVLHPSSSSSCGPQQLARPVMMSPVSPFEFLARGSPRTPVSPCEVVDEEEAERAIIAEKGFYMHQPSPLSTPRGPDHHPPELLPLFPLHSPRDITQTHQPSTSIS; the protein is encoded by the coding sequence ATGAACACTCACCAACCTACTTACGGATCCGACCCGGCTTCCCCCAACACCACCTACGTCCAAGCCGACCCATCAAGCTTCCGGGCCGTCGTCCAGAAGCTCACCGGAGCAACGGAGGACCCCTCAGCCCAGAAGCTCCCTCTGACCCTCCCCGCACGCTACACCAACCCCAAACCCGCCGCCGAAGTGGGGCCCCGACGGCCCGCCTTCAAGCTCCACGAGAGGAGACAAAGCACCAAGAAGCTCGAGCTCCACCTCACTACCTCCACAACAGTACTACACCCTTCGTCATCATCGTCGTGTGGACCCCAGCAGCTGGCTCGGCCGGTGATGATGTCACCAGTTTCTCCGTTTGAGTTTCTGGCACGTGGGAGCCCCAGGACGCCGGTGTCGCCGTGCGAGGTGGTGGACGAGGAAGAGGCGGAGCGAGCCATTATCGCAGAGAAAGGGTTCTATATGCACCAACCAAGTCCGCTAAGTACACCGCGAGGGCCTGATCATCACCCACCTGAGCTTTTGCCTTTGTTTCCTTTGCATTCTCCTCGAGACATCACTCAGACTCATCAACCCTCCACCTCTATTTCTTAA
- the LOC101291555 gene encoding U-box domain-containing protein 52-like: MGIRGKAERREESVAVAIDKDRGSQYAIKWAIDNLLSRGQALTLLHVKHTTNAVKEDVAKVYRKQLEAQAKELFLPFRCFCTKKAINCKEVIIEDTDVTKGIINYVNSNGIEVLVLGAPSKSSFIRFMTTDVPTTVVKRVPDFCTVYVIGKGKISYVRSATSSLPPKPQSRNQIQYQASNVSDSSETQSTVSQKSRGGERKQYTPRTQQNDNEILSPFSRGKASMNKTHELSVESDISFVSSNGRSSTDYRSSTSSYSGTKYIDMGFANNDFSSMDNDISWSPQNMDGVESEMRRLMLELKQTRDMYNNACKEALIAQHQANEVNQWKRAEEVRLEEAKVAEEVAMEAAEKEKAKCKAAVEIAQAARRVAEFEALKRKSAENKALKEAEDRKKAQAGMAFDVRYRKYSIEEIEAATNEFSGSLKIGEGGYGPVYKGELDHTSVAIKVLRPDAAHGKSQFKREVEVLSCIRHPNMVLLLGACPEYGCLVYEYMANGSLEDRLSRKGNTPVIPWQLRFRIAAEIATGLLFLHQSKPEPLVHRDLKPGNILLDHNYVSKISDVGLARLVPPSVADSVTQYYMTSTAGTFCYIDPEYQQTGMLGTKSDIYSLGVVLLQIITGRPPMGLTHLVERAIEQGTFIDVLDPAVKDWPVKDALSFAKLALKCAEMRRKDRPDLGKVVLPELNRLRALGQDSMNAMMFGGSEVFSPRKGQFSSSQVSYIT, translated from the exons ATGGGAATCAGAGGTAAAGCGGAGAGGAGAGAAGAGTCGGTGGCGGTGGCCATCGACAAGGACAGAGGAAGCCAATATGCTATCAAATGGGCTATTGATAATCTTCTCAGCAGAGGCCAAGCTCTCACATTGCTTCATGTTAAACACACAACAAATGCA GTTAAGGAGGATGTTGCAAAGGTGTACAGAAAACAACTTGAAGCTCAAGCAAAAGAGTTGTTTCTACCATTCCGTTGCTTTTGCACCAAAAAGGCT ATAAATTGCAAAGAAGTCATAATCGAGGATACAGATGTAACAAAAGGAATCATCAACTACGTCAATTCCAATGGGATTGAGGTTTTGGTACTTGGCGCACCATCAAAAAGCAGCTTCATCAG ATTCATGACTACAGACGTTCCAACCACCGTGGTGAAAAGGGTACCGGACTTTTGCACTGTTTATGTCATTGGGAAAGGAAAGATCTCATATGTGCGATCTGCTACCAGCTCATTACCCCCAAAACCTCAATCGCGTAATCAAATACAGTACCAAGCTAGCAATGTTTCAGATTCAAGTGAAACACAAAGCACAGTCAGCCAGAAATCTAGAG GAGGCGAGAGGAAACAGTATACGCCCCGTACCCAGCAAAATGACAATGAAATCCT GTCACCATTCTCAAGAGGAAAAGCTTCAATGAACAAAACACATGAGCTGTCTGTCGAGAGTGATATATCGTTCGTGAGCAGCAACGGAAGGTCAAGCACTGATTACAGAAGCTCTACATCATCGTACTCTGGAACCAAGTACATTGACATGGGTTTCGCCAACAATGACTTCTCATCAATGGATAATGACATATCATGGTCACCACAGAACATG GATGGAGTGGAATCGGAGATGAGGAGGCTCATGCTAGAGCTCAAGCAAACAAGGGACATGTACAATAATGCCTGCAAGGAGGCACTCATAGCACAACATCAG GCAAATGAAGTAAACCAATGGAAAAGGGCAGAAGAAGTGAGACTAGAAGAGGCAAAAGTAGCCGAAGAAGTTGCAATGGAAGCTGCAGAGAAGGAGAAAGCCAAATGTAAAGCAGCAGTCGAAATAGCACAAGCAGCTCGAAGGGTTGCAGAATTCGAGGCACTGAAAAGGAAGAGTGCAGAAAATAAAGCCCTTAAAGAAGCAGAAGACAGGAAAAAAGCACAAGCAGGAATGGCATTTGATGTCAGGTATAGGAAGTATTCAATTGAAGAGATTGAAGCAGCAACAAACGAATTCTCAGGTAGTCTCAAGATTGGGGAAGGAGGCTATGGACCTGTGTATAAAGGTGAACTAGACCATACATCTGTGGCAATAAAAGTTCTCCGTCCAGATGCAGCTCATGGGAAATCACAGTTCAAGCGAGAG GTTGAAGTGTTGAGCTGCATAAGACATCCAAACATGGTCCTCCTTCTTGGAGCATGTCCCGAGTACGGCTGCCTTGTCTACGAGTACATGGCTAATGGTAGCTTAGAAGATCGCCTATCCCGGAAAGGCAATACCCCGGTTATTCCTTGGCAGCTAAGGTTCCGAATTGCAGCAGAAATTGCCACAGGGCTTTTGTTCCTTCATCAAAGCAAGCCAGAACCCCTTGTACATCGTGACCTTAAACCCGGAAACATATTGCTGGACCATAATTATGTCAGCAAGATTAGTGATGTAGGTTTGGCTAGACTTGTCCCTCCATCAGTAGCCGACTCTGTCACTCAGTACTACATGACATCAACAGCAGGAACATTCTGTTACATCGATCCAGAGTATCAGCAAACCGGAATGCTTGGAACAAAATCTGATATCTACTCACTCGGAGTCGTGCTTCTGCAAATCATAACAGGTCGGCCACCAATGGGTTTGACACATCTTGTTGAGAGGGCTATTGAGCAAGGGACCTTTATTGACGTGCTTGACCCTGCTGTTAAAGACTGGCCTGTTAAGGACGCCTTGAGCTTTGCTAAGCTAGCTTTAAAGTGTGCTGAAATGAGGCGAAAAGATAGACCGGATCTTGGGAAGGTTGTGCTACCTGAGCTTAACCGGTTGAGAGCGCTTGGCCAAGATAGCATGAATGCTATGATGTTTGGTGGCAGTGAAGTATTCTCTCCAAGAAAAGGCCAATTTTCCTCTAGTCAAGTGAGTTACATAACCTAA
- the LOC101314391 gene encoding glycerol kinase-like, with amino-acid sequence MSKEAVYVGSIDQGTTSTRFIIYDRDSRTVGSHQVEFNQIYPEAGWVEHDPMEILESVRVCMAKALDKATADGHNIDSGLKAIGLTNQRETTLIWSKSTGSPLYNAIVWMDARTSGVCRKLEKELSGGRTHFSEVCGLPISTYFSAVKLLWLMENVDAVKEAIKSEDALFGTIDTWLIWNLTGGLNGGVHVTDVSNASRTMLMNLKTLEWDQPTLETLGICPKILPKIVSNSEVIGDIATGWPITGIPISGCLGDQHAAMLGQACRKGEAKSTYGTGAFILLNTGEEITMSKHGLLSTVAFKLGPEAQTNYALEGSIAIAGAAVQWLRDSLGIIKSASEIETLASEVESTGGIYFVPAFNGLFAPWWRDDARGVCIGMTRFTNKAHIARAVLESMCFQVKDVLDSMHKDAGEQGEVKNEKGEFLLRVDGGATVNNLLMQIQADVMGSPVVRPADTETTALGAAYAAGLAVGVWTEEEIFASEEKTKTATTFRPKIGEELRKKKLESWCKAVSRTFDLADLSL; translated from the exons ATGTCTAAGGAGGCAGTGTATGTTGGGTCCATTGACCAAGGAACCACCAGTACCAGATTCATAATTTATGATCGTGATTCCCGCACCGTTGGGTCTCACCAGGTCGAGTTCAACCAAATCTATCCAGAAGCAGG ATGGGTGGAGCATGATCCAATGGAGATATTGGAGAGCGTGAGAGTATGTATGGCTAAGGCTCTGGACAAAGCCACTGCCGATGGCCACAACATCGACAGCGGCTTGAAGGCCATTGGGTTGACCAATCAGAGAGAGACCACTCTCATCTGGAGTAAATCCACTGGCTCTCCTCTTTACAATGCTATTGTTTGGATGGATGCTCGTACCAGTGGTGTTTGCCG AAAATTGGAGAAAGAATTATCTGGGGGAAGAACTCATTTTTCAGAGGTATGTGGTTTGCCCATAAGCACATATTTCAGTGCAGTGAAGCTGCTATGGTTGATGGAGAATGTCGATGCTGTTAAGGAGGCTATTAAATCAGAGGATGCTCTGTTTGGAACTATCGACACTTGGTTAATCTGGAATTTAACCGGTGGTCTGAACGGAGGGGTACATGTCACAGATGTCTCCAACGCGTCACGCACTATGCTCATGAATCTTAAGACTCTTGAGTGGGATCAACCCACATTGGAAACCTTGGGAATTTGCCCTAAAATTCTCCCCAAGATTGTCAGCAACTCTGAGGTCATTGGAGATATTGCCACTGGATGGCCGATTACTGGGATCCCGATTTCTGGATGTTTAGGTGATCAACATGCAGCAATGTTAGGACAGGCTTGCAGGAAAGGTGAGGCCAAAAGCACTTACGGAACTGGTGCGTTTATTCTTCTCAACACTGGTGAAGAGATAACTATGTCGAAGCATGGGCTTCTAAGCACTGTGGCATTCAAACTTGGACCTGAAGCTCAGACAAATTATGCTCTAGAAGGATCCATTGCTATTGCTGGAGCTGCAGTTCAGTGGCTTAGAGACAGTCTTGGAATTATTAAGAGTGCAAGTGAGATCGAGACATTGGCATCAGAGGTTGAATCTACTGGTGGGATTTATTTTGTGCCTGCCTTCAACGGATTATTTGCCCCCTGGTGGCGTGATGATGCTCGTGGAGTTTGTATTGGCATGACAAGGTTTACAAACAAGGCTCATATTGCTCGAGCAGTGCTTGAGAGTATGTGTTTCCAGGTGAAAGATGTGCTAGATTCAATGCACAAAGATGCTGGAGAGCAGGGAGAGGTTAAGAATGAGAAAGGAGAATTCTTGCTCAGAGTGGATGGTGGCGCTACTGTTAATAACCTTTTAATGCAGATCCAG GCGGACGTGATGGGCAGCCCAGTTGTAAGGCCAGCTGACACAGAGACAACGGCTCTTGGAGCAGCTTATGCTGCTGGATTAGCTGTTGGTGTTTGGACTGAAGAAGAGATCTTTGCTTCTGAAGAGAAGACGAAGACTGCCACCACCTTCCGACCGAAAATTGGTGAGGAGTTGAGGAAGAAGAAGTTGGAGTCATGGTGCAAAGCTGTTTCAAGAACTTTTGATTTGGCCGATCTTTCGCTTTGA